In bacterium, one genomic interval encodes:
- a CDS encoding AAA family ATPase translates to MSNSKESLPPIPNMPTTPERIIEEKGIDKTKEKEKLSLEQLEARVQELMDLSAARAEASKHVRESWGGLTKIEREELEEKGDDAVAAQFDALKVDPELAEFSENVLAEYDKRIQELGSNPKVIEAYDERFEGMKDALAKVLKYEHLHKELDAITSSEQKLRLMYEKVGRSPGPIERTKLTDLAKRKEELQKEINCFELDPASIDMLRRREVRGMQRDLERYNFAETESRTELIREVLPDLLHGAPILFQGETGSGKTQLAKYISHRFLGHEVSPISISEQIKESQIMGRVTLKEGVTDFLYSEMVKSMKEGRPVIMDEINLMPHEFQGILNEIFQLRIGSTWKHPSTGESIKVAPGFVIFATANLKSERYKQRYELDVATLRRFIGGAGAREIHYLDLGKKSKEGEYIAPETLKILASVLADRNGNITWSEQESPQKLDELKRFVGACRKIQEDFTLSVREGSEDSLARGDKLAFKELVITLKDQIEIMKAWKASGFVEPLESIVLREFFRKAEISGRAAKDRENMVKVFMANKFFKDTDPEDFNIQGLSSKTVRQWQGKE, encoded by the coding sequence ATGTCTAACTCAAAAGAATCACTCCCCCCAATACCAAATATGCCCACTACTCCTGAACGAATCATCGAGGAGAAGGGCATCGATAAAACAAAGGAGAAGGAAAAACTTTCTCTAGAGCAGCTGGAAGCCAGAGTCCAAGAACTTATGGACTTATCGGCCGCTCGAGCCGAAGCTTCTAAGCATGTTCGTGAGTCTTGGGGCGGTCTGACCAAAATCGAGCGAGAAGAACTGGAAGAGAAGGGAGACGATGCCGTAGCAGCTCAATTCGACGCACTCAAAGTTGATCCCGAGCTGGCAGAATTTTCTGAAAATGTCCTTGCTGAATACGATAAGCGTATTCAAGAGCTTGGCAGCAACCCCAAGGTCATAGAGGCCTATGATGAACGCTTTGAAGGCATGAAAGATGCCTTAGCTAAAGTTCTCAAGTACGAACATCTCCATAAAGAGCTTGATGCAATCACCAGCAGTGAACAGAAGCTTCGTTTGATGTATGAAAAAGTCGGACGTTCACCTGGGCCGATTGAGCGAACCAAACTGACTGATCTGGCAAAGCGCAAAGAAGAACTCCAAAAAGAAATAAACTGTTTTGAATTAGATCCAGCATCGATTGATATGCTTCGACGCCGAGAGGTTCGGGGTATGCAGCGGGATTTGGAGCGTTACAACTTTGCTGAAACTGAATCCCGCACCGAACTCATCCGAGAAGTCTTGCCCGACCTGCTTCATGGCGCACCGATTCTGTTTCAAGGCGAGACTGGCTCTGGCAAAACTCAACTGGCTAAATATATTTCTCATAGATTCCTTGGCCATGAAGTTTCGCCGATTTCTATCTCTGAACAAATAAAAGAGTCCCAAATCATGGGGAGGGTTACACTGAAAGAAGGTGTCACCGATTTTCTATACTCTGAAATGGTTAAAAGCATGAAAGAGGGCCGTCCAGTAATTATGGATGAAATCAATTTAATGCCCCATGAATTTCAAGGTATTCTCAACGAGATTTTCCAATTACGAATTGGTAGCACTTGGAAGCATCCTTCTACCGGAGAGTCAATCAAAGTTGCTCCCGGTTTTGTGATCTTTGCTACTGCCAACCTTAAGTCAGAACGCTATAAACAACGCTATGAACTTGATGTTGCCACTTTGCGACGTTTCATCGGTGGTGCAGGAGCAAGAGAAATTCACTATCTAGATTTGGGTAAGAAAAGTAAAGAAGGAGAATATATTGCCCCAGAGACTCTTAAGATTCTTGCTTCTGTTTTAGCAGATCGAAACGGCAATATTACTTGGAGTGAACAAGAATCACCTCAAAAACTTGATGAGCTAAAGAGATTTGTGGGTGCTTGCCGTAAAATCCAAGAAGACTTTACTTTGAGCGTCCGAGAGGGTTCTGAAGACTCATTAGCTCGAGGCGACAAGCTGGCTTTCAAAGAACTGGTCATCACTCTCAAGGATCAGATTGAGATTATGAAAGCATGGAAAGCGTCTGGTTTTGTTGAGCCGCTAGAAAGTATTGTTCTGCGAGAATTCTTCAGAAAAGCTGAAATCAGCGGTAGAGCCGCCAAAGACCGAGAAAATATGGTCAAAGTATTTATGGCTAACAAGTTCTTCA